In Methanocella paludicola SANAE, the sequence AATTAAAATAACTGCAAGGCGATATCTCATCCATAGGAATCAAGTATTTAATATAATAAAACTTACTCATACCTCGCCAGGAGCACTAGCCCATGAAGGTGAACATCGACGAGTACGACGTCGTCCATTATTGTTTTGTATGCCGCCAGGAGGCCTCGCAGCCGCGGGCCGTCATCTCCATGTCAATGGACAAGAACGTGAATGGCGAGGTACACATGCACAAGAAAATGGGCCTCGAACATCATGGAGGCCCCATGATACAGGACCGCCGGGAGAACGTCAGGACGAGCACCTTCAACATCGACGACGAGTCACGCCATTATGAGACGTGTGCCCGGATCGTCATGGATTATATTGATAAAGGCTTTGAGATCACATACCTGAAGCTGGGATAGCATGCACCACGGATACAAGCGATGGGACGAGAGCGACAGGCGAAAGACCATGGACCCTGACGCCATACTCTCTAAGGCCGGCCTGAAGCCGGGGATGACCTTTGTGGACATCGGCTGCGGCCAGGGCTATTTTGCCCTCCCCGCTGCCCGGATAGTAGGGCCGAAGGGCCGCGTGTATGGCATCGACATCGATGAAGAAGCGCTTGGTGTACTGGGCCGAAAGGCCGCAGACCTGGGCCTGATGATCGAGACTATAGCGGGAGAGGGTGAGAACATGGTGGCCTGCGAAGGCTGCGCCGACGTCGTGTTCTTCGGCATCTGCCTCCACGACTTCGAGGACCCCGAAAAAGTGCTTGCCAACGCGCTGAGGATGCTCAAGCCCGGAGGAAAGCTCGCCGATATCGACTGGAAAAAGGAGCCCATGGAGGGCGGGCCGCCGCTGGAAAAAAGGTTCAGCGAGGAAAAGGCGCTGGAGCTCATCGAAGGCGCCGGGCTCGCCGTGGAGTCTCGCGAGGACGTCGGGGGGCGATATTACCTGATCACTGCCCGGCTCCAGCGGCCGGCAAATGATAATTGTTAGCGCCAGCGGCAATAGAAGGAATTTATATAATGACAAATCCAATTTTAATACAATGTGCGAGCTATTCGGGTTCAGCGGCATCCGGGAGGCAGGCGTCGAGGATGGATTACGCAGCTTTGCTGAACACTCCGACCGGAATCCCCACGGCTGGGGCCTGGCATATTACGGCAGCGGCGTTCCCGTCATAAAGAAGAAGGCCATAGAGGCCCGGAAGAGCCCCGAATATTACCACGCCATCAGGCTCGCCAGAAGCGACATCATCATTACGCACATCCGCCACGCCTCATGCGGGAAGATCAACGAGGCAAATTGCCACCCGTTCTATCAGCCTTACCTGGGAAAGCACTGGGCCTTTGCCCACAACGGCCACGTCGACGGCGTCGCCAGGCACCCGAGGACGCAGGGCGAGACGGACTCTGAAAGCGTCTTTAACGTCCTGCTGGACAACGTCGGCAGATACCGCCACCTTGATAACGGCACATCCTATAACGGCATCGCCCGGGGCGTCGCCAGCCTGTTCGACGACTACGAGTTCGGCCGCCAGGTCGGGCTCAACTTTGTCATGTCCGACGGCAACGCGATCTATACGTTCAATCACCATACGGACAAGCCCATGTTCTATGCTTATGAGGACCATGGCGTTACCGTGTCCACCCAGAAGCTCGACGGCTACGAGTGGGAGCCCATGCCCGCGGACAGGCTGCTATTGCTAAAAAAGGGCCATATATGCGAGATCTCAGATAAAATATGAGCCATCATCTTGTGACGGTCGGCGAAGGCATCGGAAATGTCGTCGCGAAGTACGGGTTCTTGCCGCCGGGTATGCCAGCGCCCCCGGTCGAAACATTTCTTTGCTCGCTCTGCTGAACGTCATGCATGCTCTGGTTTCCAGCGGGCAGCTTGAACGGGCCCGCCAGCGCCAGCGCGCCGAAAAACAACAGTATGACAGCTATAGCCCAAATTTTCCTCGGATCCATCCTCAACACCCAATATAATACCAGCATCATATTTTTTTATAGGTTCGTGACGAATGGCGCAGGGAATGAGCTGATCTCAGGCGCAGGCCGATGATTAACTATTTAATATATTATCGTCTTAAGTAGCAGCATAACGTGCTATTCTATTTGAATAAGCCATTCCATATAAAAGGTGAAAATAATGGCAGTTGGAATAAAAACCATCCCGAACGACATGCGCGGCGCGCCTAAGGCCTCGCAGGGTCATCATCACGCTCATCAGGCAGCCAGGCCCGCCCCGGCAGGCAAGCCCGGCCACGACTCGAGGCAGACCAACAAGATCCTCGAGCTTGAGTGGGAAGCGCTCGGAAAAAAACTGAACAAGCCGATAGGAAAAGAAAATGTCGACGTCGAAAAGCTTCGCAGGCAGCTCAAGGACAAGGAAGAGCAGCTGAAGTATGCCGAATCTCTTATAGACAGGCTCAAGAAGCAGGTTCAGGCGCTCGAGCAGAAGCAGAAGCCCAATAACCCGGGGCAACAGAGGGAACAGGCGCCAAAAAAGAGCCCGCAGAAGCCGCAAAAGCAGTTCCAGAGGCCCCCCCAGAAGAGCGCCCAGGGCAAGGGACGAAAATAAAATTTTCAATTTCTACACTTTTTACAATATGTTTGACAAATGTAGAAACTATTAGAATCAATTATAAGATAGATAAATTCGTGACTTTATCAGAGCCCGCCACGAGATTTTTTTGGGAAAATGGGATAATATAGGTCGATAGTTTTTTATATTGAACGAGCGTTCAATCAAATGAACGATTGCTATGATAAAGCTCTTCGAGAAGTACGTAGACATGAAAATCCTGGGCCTGTTCCTGTCCAACCCCAATACGCCATACCATGTGAAAGAGGTATCACGTAAGCTGGGGGTAAGCCCTGCGAGCGTTAGCGGCGCGATGAAATATTTCGAAAGTACCGGATATTTGATAAAAGAGGAAAAAGGGCTCGCTCATATATACCACTTAAATAAAGAGCACCCGGCCGTGGTCGCGCTCAGGAAGGCTTACGGCATAGCCCTGATACAGTCCGCCGGGCCGGTGGAGGCGTTCCTCCAGGCCGACCCGAACATCGTGTCCTTTGCCCTGTATGGCAGCTACGCCGACGGCACGTTCGACGAGCACAGCGACATTGAGTTCGTCGCGGTAGCGCCGTCAGCCCTCGATAAGTTCTCTAACCAGCGTAAGTTCTCCGAGGTACGAAAGACGATCGAAGAAAAGCTCGGAAGGCCGGTGGCCATCTTCGTGGCTACCATGTCCATCTGGAGCACAATGAAAAGCGCCAACGACCCCATGTACCATAAGATCATGGACAACCATATCCTGATCTACGGTAACGGCCTGGAAGACCCGTTCGCGAACCGATAAAAAAAGACGGGCATTACTTCATGCCCACAATGCCGTCCGTTACTATCAGCATGCCGTTGTCAGCCTTCATTACGTTGACGACCTTAATGCCGTTGACAGTGATCCCGCTGCTCGACTTCTTCGCGGTGATCGTCTGGCCGCCGATGGTGGTCACCGTGAACGATTCGCTTCCCTGCTCGGGCTCGGTCATCTGCGATACGATGCAGCTCTCGACGAGGCTTTTCGCGTCCGTGTCCGAAAGCGCGCTCGCATCGGTCAGGCCTGCTTTATTCAGGGCCTTGTCGCTCGGAGCGAAGATCATGAACGGGCCTTCCTCCTGGCTGAGTTTCTGGTCGTATCCTGCCGCTCTGACAGCTGCCGCGAAGATGCTTACGTCCCGCGTCTCCTGTATCGTCTGCATGAGGTCCTTGTTCGTCTCTTTCAGGCCGCCCTGCTGACCCTGGCCCATCTGACCCTGGCCCATCTGACCCTGGCCCATCTGACCCTGGCCCATCTGACCCTGCTGCGTGCCCTGATATGCGGGCTGCGCCATGCGTCCGCCGTACTGCTGGGCCATCGCCGGCCCGATAAAGGCAAGCACGACTACCATGAGGGCGAAGACCGCCGCTACCTTTCTCAATCCATCCATCCTGTTTCACCTTTTTTCAACACAATACGCGACGATTTATAGGTTAGCGAAATAGGGCGCATGAAAATAAATCGGGGGCCGCGCTTTCGGCCATACATACCTTTATAGCGGCCGGATACATAGAAAAGGGCCGGAGAAAGTATGAAGGCGCTCGTCGTCTACTATTCGAGGACCGGCAATACGAGGAAAGCCGGGAAAGAGATCGCCAGGGAACTGGGCTGTGATGTGGAGGAGATCGTCGATACGGTGAACAGGGCCGGGCCCATCGGATTTATCATGGCGGGTAAGCAGGCTTCAAGTAAGGGGCTTACGAAGCTCAAGCCCCTCACGAAAGACCCGTCCCAATACGACCTCGTGATCATCGGCACGCCCGTCTGGGCAGCAACCATGTCGTCTCCGGTGAGGACCTTTATCGTCGAGAATAAGGATAAGCTCAAGAACGTGGCGTTTTTCATTACCCTGGGAGGCACGGGCGAGGCATCGACATTACAGGGCATGGAAGAGGCCTGTGGTAAGAAACCTATGGCAACCCTGACCATTCTGACAAGTGACATAAAGCCTGGCGCCTATCTGGATACGCTAAAAAAATTCGTAAGCGGGCTGAAGCCGTAATTAATATTATGTGCCTACGGCCGCATCGGTCACGATCACGTAGCCGTTCGTGGCCTTAAAGACCTTTATCACGTCGGCGCCGTTGGCGGCCATGCCGGTCTTTTCCTTACGGACGTTGATCGGCCTGCCGCTGGCCGCGGTCAGGGAGAGTTCCTTGCTGTGCTCGTCGGGCTCGGAAGCATTCAGCACGACGCCGTTCTCCGCCAGGCCCAGGCTGAGCGCGGCATTCTCCAGCAGCGAAGCGGCGTCCCTGACGCCCAGGTCCCTCTGCAGCGACTTATCCGGCGGGGCGAATACCATATAGGTGCCGCGACCGTCAAGCTTTTCAGCATAGCCCGAATCCCTCAGGGCGGCCGTGAACATCGATAGCTGCGGGACGCTTTCCATCGTCGCCATGATGCTCTTTTCCGAAGTTTCCGTGGCAGGAGCCTTGTATTGCTCGACGCTCATGCCGAAGGGCATCATGCCCGGGAACATGCCGCCGAAAGGCGAACCGAATGGCGAGCCCATCATGCCCGGGCCCGTCTCCCACGGGCTATCCCCGAACGGGCTCTCCACCTGGGCGCCGGCAGGCGTTATCATGAAGAGCGCAATGATCGTAAATACCGCTAATATACTTTTTAATCCGTCCATCTCGTGCCCCCTTGTGTTTTCAACACGTATCGTTTTATAGGTTGCCACACCAGGGTGCTCATGATTCCCGGTTTTTACCGTATTTTCTAAAAAATGTTTATCGTGGCGTTAATTATCGGGGCTGACTAGTGATGTTTGGAGCGGGCTTTGGATACCTTACGATAAGACGGTACGGCTTTCGCTCCGGGCGTATAGTTCGCTGCTGACCGGTAGGATCTGTTATCGTCCTGTTCGATGTCGTCGTCATTCGTAGTAGGTGTTGGGGTCGGCGTCGGGGTCGGAGTCAGCGTGGGCGTGGAGGACTCCTGGCGGGGCTGCGAGCGTATCTCGGCGAACAGAAGGGCGCCCTCGTTAATAGCGAGGGTAATGGTCGGCGATGGACGGGCCGTAGCAGTGAGCGTTATATCGGGTATTATGGTATTCGGGAGCGAGGAATTGTCGCTATTATTACTGGCGGCCATGTCCTGGGCGATAAACGACCCTTTAGCGACCAGCAGGCATACGAAAACCACGTTCGCCATTATTAACGCGATGGATATCATGTCGCCTTTTTTTACCATGCTTAGTCACCGACCAATCAATTAATAATTGTATTTATATAAAAATGTTATTGAATTATTGGTCGGCCTGCATAGGCATATATGGATATCGATGGCTTTATACGCCATATCAATGGTATT encodes:
- a CDS encoding nucleotidyltransferase family protein yields the protein MIKLFEKYVDMKILGLFLSNPNTPYHVKEVSRKLGVSPASVSGAMKYFESTGYLIKEEKGLAHIYHLNKEHPAVVALRKAYGIALIQSAGPVEAFLQADPNIVSFALYGSYADGTFDEHSDIEFVAVAPSALDKFSNQRKFSEVRKTIEEKLGRPVAIFVATMSIWSTMKSANDPMYHKIMDNHILIYGNGLEDPFANR
- a CDS encoding flavodoxin family protein encodes the protein MKALVVYYSRTGNTRKAGKEIARELGCDVEEIVDTVNRAGPIGFIMAGKQASSKGLTKLKPLTKDPSQYDLVIIGTPVWAATMSSPVRTFIVENKDKLKNVAFFITLGGTGEASTLQGMEEACGKKPMATLTILTSDIKPGAYLDTLKKFVSGLKP
- a CDS encoding fasciclin domain-containing protein, whose protein sequence is MDGLRKVAAVFALMVVVLAFIGPAMAQQYGGRMAQPAYQGTQQGQMGQGQMGQGQMGQGQMGQGQQGGLKETNKDLMQTIQETRDVSIFAAAVRAAGYDQKLSQEEGPFMIFAPSDKALNKAGLTDASALSDTDAKSLVESCIVSQMTEPEQGSESFTVTTIGGQTITAKKSSSGITVNGIKVVNVMKADNGMLIVTDGIVGMK
- a CDS encoding class II glutamine amidotransferase; this translates as MCELFGFSGIREAGVEDGLRSFAEHSDRNPHGWGLAYYGSGVPVIKKKAIEARKSPEYYHAIRLARSDIIITHIRHASCGKINEANCHPFYQPYLGKHWAFAHNGHVDGVARHPRTQGETDSESVFNVLLDNVGRYRHLDNGTSYNGIARGVASLFDDYEFGRQVGLNFVMSDGNAIYTFNHHTDKPMFYAYEDHGVTVSTQKLDGYEWEPMPADRLLLLKKGHICEISDKI
- a CDS encoding fasciclin domain-containing protein, with product MDGLKSILAVFTIIALFMITPAGAQVESPFGDSPWETGPGMMGSPFGSPFGGMFPGMMPFGMSVEQYKAPATETSEKSIMATMESVPQLSMFTAALRDSGYAEKLDGRGTYMVFAPPDKSLQRDLGVRDAASLLENAALSLGLAENGVVLNASEPDEHSKELSLTAASGRPINVRKEKTGMAANGADVIKVFKATNGYVIVTDAAVGT
- a CDS encoding class I SAM-dependent methyltransferase is translated as MHHGYKRWDESDRRKTMDPDAILSKAGLKPGMTFVDIGCGQGYFALPAARIVGPKGRVYGIDIDEEALGVLGRKAADLGLMIETIAGEGENMVACEGCADVVFFGICLHDFEDPEKVLANALRMLKPGGKLADIDWKKEPMEGGPPLEKRFSEEKALELIEGAGLAVESREDVGGRYYLITARLQRPANDNC